A stretch of DNA from Mycolicibacterium celeriflavum:
TCAACCGCACCGCTCAACGCCGATCGGAAGGTTTCGCGTGGACACGCTGCTGATCGTGCTCGCCGTCGTACTGCTCCTCGGGGCGGTCGCCGTGTTGGTGATAGCGCTTCGACGGCCGAAGAAGCCGAAGACCGAGTCCGCGCGTGAGGATCCGCTCAAGTTCGCCGCCACCATGCCTCAGTTCGGCCCGCGCCAGCTAGGACCCGGTGCGATCGTCGCCCACGGCGGAATCGACTACGTGGTCCGTGGCACCGCAACGTTGCGGCAAGGGCCGTTCGTGTGGTGGGAGCATTTGCTCGAAGGTGGTTCCGAACCGTTGTGGTTCAGCGTCGAAGAGGACGAGGGCCGACTCGAACTGGTGATGTGGACGCGGCGCAAGGACGCATCACTGCAACCCGGAGGCGACCTCGTCCTCGACGGAATCAGCTACCGCGAGACCGAACGCGGAGGCGCGTCGTTCACCACCGAGGGCACCACCGGACTGCCCGCAGGCGGCGAGATGGAGTTCGTCGACTACGCCGACGCCGACGAGTCCTCGTTCCTCGGATTCGAGCGGTGGGCACCGGACATGCCGTGGGAGGTGTCGGTCGGGAAACCGGTGCTGCCCGGCGAACTCACGGTGTATCCCGCGCCGCCACCCACCGAGTAGGACACCGGGTGCCCTTTCACCGACTGGTAGTGAATCCGGCCGACGTGTCGGGAACAACGCTGCGGCTGGCGCTGAACGCTCCCCTAGCCCAGCCGCTGGCGACGTTGCCGCTGACCAATTCGGATGGCAGCACACTGGTGCTCGGCGTGCTCGGCGCATCGCATCTCGTCACCGTCGAGCATCCGAAACACAGGTTCTCCGAAGAGGTTTCGTGTACAGCGCGCACGGATGCCGCCTTACCCGGCTGCGCCGTCGCGCCCGGTTACCGTATCGAGTCACGGACCGAAACGTATGACACAGCCGGTTTTCGCAGGCTCGCCCAAATCCTGCAAAGCAGCTGTGAGCGAATGGACGGATGGCTCGGCGGCGCGTTCCCGGGTGACGACGCCGCACTGACCGCGCTGGCCGCCGAACCGGACGGCACCGGATGGCGTTGGCGGACATGGCATCTTTATCCTGACGCAGCCGCAGGTGGCACAGTCGTCTACACCAGCAGCCGGTGGCGACCGTGAGCCGAACCGCGTTGTTCTGGCTGGCCGGTGGGCTCGCCGTGGCGGGCATCGCATGCCTGCTTCTCGGTATCTCGTTGCAGAACCGCGACATTCGCTCGCACGTCGCAGAGAACTACGCCGCGTACTCGCATGGGACCGAGGCCAGCAGCTACGAGTGCACAGGATCGCCCAGCGAAGTGGCCGACCGGCTTGCGGACTACAAGCGTCCCGAGGCGCGGGCCACCGACCGCGGTATCGAGTATCTGCGTTATGACGACGACATCGTGATCGTCGGCCCCGACGGCAACCGTCCGTGCACCATCCGGGTCGAAGACGTTCGCGGCAGCAGATACAGCGGGGGTGCGTTCATCTTTCTCGGACCCGGGTTCTATCCCGGATCGCCCGCCGGCGGGGCGGGCGGCAGCTCGGGTGGACCGGGCGGGACGAAATGACACGCGCCTCAAGGCCAATCGGGTAAGGAGAACCCATGAATCTGGCGATCGAATTCGGCACCATCAGCGGAGAGAGCCTTGCGCAGAACGTGGTCGCCGCGATCTTGTACTTCATCGTCGGCGTCGCCGTTCTCGCGGCCGGTTTCCTCATGGTCGACCTGCTGACACCGGGAAACCTGCGCCGGTTGGTGTTCGTCGAGCGGCGGCCCAACGCGGTTGCGGTCGCGTCGGGAATGTATGCCGCCCTCGCCATCGTGGTGGTCTCGGCGATCGTGGCCAGTTCCAGCCAACTCGGCCAGGGACTCGTCGACGCTGCGGTCTACGGCCTCGTCGGCGTGGTGCTGCAAGGGCTGGCGCTGGTCGTGCTGGAGGCGGTCGTGCCCGGACGTTTCCGCGATCTGATCGCCGAGGAACGGTTGCACCCAGGCGCCGTCGCCACCGCCGTGATGCTGATCGCCGTGGGAGGGGTGAACGCCGCCGCGCTGTCATGACGGTGACCGATCACGACGCTCCTTCCCCGGCACCGCGACTGGCAGGTTCGGTGACGCGCTGGCGCGCGGTGTTACTTTCGGCAGTGGCGGCGTGCGCGGCGTGCGGCATCGTCTACGAACTGGCGCTGCTGACGCTGTCGACCAGCCTGCACGGCGGCGGCATCGTGGCGATGTCGCTGATCGTCGCCGGCTACGTCGCCGCGCTGGGCGTGGGCGCGCTGCTGGTGAAGCCGCTGCTGCACCGCGCCGCCGTCACGTTCATCGCCGTCGAGACGTCGCTGGCGATCGTCGGCGGATTGTCGGCGGCCGCACTGTATGTCGCGTTCGCGTTCGTGGGCGGCTCGCTGTGGGTGCTCGCGATCGGCACCGCGCTGATCGGCTGCCTCGTCGGCGCCGAGGTGCCGTTGCTGATGACGCTGCTGCAGCGCGGACGTACCGCGGGGGCCACCGACACCGGACGGGTGCTGGCCAACCTGAACGCAGCGGACTACCTGGGGGCGCTCATCGGCGGACTGCTGTGGCCGTTCCTCCTGCTGCCGCACCTGGGCATGATCCGCGGTGCGGCCGTCACGGGAATCGTCAACCTCGCCGCGGCGGCCGTGGTTGCGGCGTTCCTGTTGCGGCACATCGTCAGCGCGCGTGAACTGGCCATGTCCCTGGCGGTGCTGGCGACGGCGCTGGCGTTGCTCGTCGTGTTGCTGGTGCGCGCCGAGGGCATCCAGGCCTCGACCCGGCAACGGCTCTACGCCGACCCGATCATCGCCCATGAGCACTCGGCGTACCAGGAGATCGTGGTCACCCGCCGCGGCGACGACATGCGACTGTATCTCGATGGCGGGCTGCAGTTCTCGACACGCGACGAGTACCGCTATACCGAAAGCCTGGTCTACCCGGCACTCGCAGACGATGCCAGGTCGGTGTTGATTCTCGGCGGCGGCGACGGGCTGGTAGCGCGGGAAGTTTTGCGCGACAACGATATCGACACGATCGTGCAGGTGGAGTTGGATCCGGCGGTCATCGAGGTGGCACGCACCACGTTGCGTGAGACGAACGGCGGCGCGCTGGACGATCCGCGGGTTCAGGTGGTGATCGGCGACGCGATGGCGTGGCTGCGGGACGCACCACGCGACGTCGCGCCGGGCGGCTTCGACGCGGTGATCACCGATCTGCCCGACCCCGACACCCCGGTGCTGGGACGGCTGTATTCGGTGGAGTTCTACGCGTTGATCGGCCGCGCCCTGGCGCCGAACGGTCTGTTGTCCGTACAGGCGGGTAGCCCCTTTTCCACCCCGACCGCGTTCTGGCGCACGGTGTCGACGATCCGGGCCGCCGGGTACGCGGCGACGCCTTACCACGTACATGTGCCGACGTTCGGTGACTGGGGCTTCGTGCTGGCCCGCCGGGGGCCGACCGCACCGACGCCGACGGTCCCCACCGATGCCCCGCCGCTGCGCTATCTCGACCAGCAGGCACTCGACGCCGCGACGGTGTTCGGCGGCGATATACAGCCGCAGTCGTTGGAGCCCTCGACGTTGGACCATCCGCGCATCGTCGACGACATCCGGCGCGGATACCGCTGACGTCAGGCGCCGGGAGGTACCGGATAGCGGTCGTTGACGTCGGCGTTGGTGTCCTTGCGTGCGCAGTGCGCGCAACAGAAGATCGCTTCATCGGTCTCGATGCCGTGACCGAGGATTCGGCACCCGCAGTGCGCACACTCCGGGGCGAGTTGCACGGCTGCGCACTCGACGCTGTCGAAAGTCGCGCTGCGGCCGTCGGGCCACGTCACGGTGAACGCCTTGTCGTAGTGGTTGCCACAGGTATCGCAGATCGCCATCACAACTCCTTGTCGCCTCGCCCAGTCGGGTGCCCGGTGAGCGGGGCAGACAAACGCCGGAGCGCTCAGATGCCCTCGGGGCCGTTCTCCAACAGCCGCGCAAACCCTTCTTCGTCGAGAACCGGGACGCCCAGCTCGACGGCCTTGTCGTACTTGGAGCCGGGAGAGTCGCCCGCGACCACATAGGCGGTCTTCTTCGACACCGAGCTGGCCGCCTTGCCGCCGCGCGCGACGATCGCCTCTTTCGCGTCGTCGCGGGAGAACGCGGTCAACGAGCCGGTGACGACGATCGAGAGTCCCTCGAGGGTGCGCGCGATGCTCGCGTCGCGTTCGTCGGCCATCCGCACCCCGGCGGCGCGCCACTTGTCGACGATCGCGCGGTGCCAGTCGACGGTGAACCATTCGGTCACCGCGGCCGCGATCGTCGGGCCCACACCCTCGACGACCGACAACTCCTCCTCCGATGCCGCCATGATCGCGTCCAGGCTGCCGTACTCGGTGGCCAGCGCGCGGGCCGCCGTCGGTCCCACGTGGCGGATCGACAGCGCGACGAGCACCCGCCACAGCGGTTTGGACTTGGCGTCGTGCAGGTTCACCAGCAACCGCTTGCCGTTGGCCGACAGGTTGCCGTCCTTGGTCCGGAACAAGTCGGTGCGCAGCAGGTCCTGGCTGCCGAGCGTGAACAGGTCGCCCTCGTCGGCGATGACGCCGGCCTGCAGCAGCGCGGTCGCCGCTTCGTAGCCCAACCCCTCGATGTCGAACGCGCCGCGGCCCGCGACGTGAAACACGCGTTCCCGCAACTGCGCTGGACACGACCGGGTGTTCGGGCAGCGGATGTCGGCGTCGCCCTCCTTGGCCGGCGCGAGCGAGGTCCCGCACTCGGGACAGTGCGTCGGCATCACGAACTCGCGTTCGGAACCGTCGCGCAGGTCGACGACGGGGCCGAGCACTTCCGGTATCACATCACCGGCCTTGCGGATCATCACCGTGTCACCGATGAGCACGCCTTTGCGCTTGACCTCGGACGCGTTGTGCAACGTGGCCTGGCTGACCGTCGAGCCGGCCACCTTGACCGGCTCCATCCACGCGAACGGGGTCACCCGGCCGGTGCGTCCGACGTTGACCTTGATGTCGAGCAGCTTGGTCTGCGCCTCCTCGGGCGGGTACTTGTAGGCGATCGCCCAGCGCGGCGCCCGCGACGTCGATCCGAGGCGGCGTTGCAGTGCGACGTCATCGACTTTGACCACCACACCGTCGATTTCGTGCTCGACGTCGTGGCGATGCTCACCCCAGTAGGCGATGCGCTCGGTGACCGCGTCCATCCCCTTGACTTGAGCAGTGTGCTCGGAGACCGGCAAGCCCCACGCCTTGAGCGCCCGGTAGGCGTCGTGCAGGGTCTTCGGCCGGAAACCTTCGGCGCGGCCCATGCCGTGACAGATCATCCGGAGCTTGCGCCGCGCCGTGACGGCCGGGTTCTTCTGCCGAAGCGACCCAGCGGCGCTGTTGCGCGGATTGGCGAACGGCGGCTTGCCCTCGGCGACCAGCCCGGCGTTGAGTTCCTCGAAGTCGGCCACCCGGAAGAACACCTCGCCGCGCACCTCGAGAACCTTCGGGACGGGGAATTCTTTTGTGCCGGTGAGTCTTTCGGGGACGTCATCGATGGTGCGGGCGTTCAACGTGACATCCTCACCGGTGCGGCCGTCACCTCTGGTGGCGGCGCGTTCCAGGCGCCCGTCGCGGTACACCAGCGACAGCGCCACGCCGTCGATCTTCAGCTCGCACAAGAAGTGCGCGTCCTGCACCAGTTCGGGGCCGATCTCGCCCTTGATCCGGCCCGCCCACGCGGCCAGTTCCTCCGGCGTGAACGCGTTGTCCAGGCTCAGCATCCGCTCGAGGTGCTCGGCCGGCGTGAAGTCGGTGGCGAAGCCGGCGCCGCCGACCAACTGCGTCGGCGAGTCCGGGGTGCGCAGCTCGGGGTGGTCGTCCTCGAGGGCCTGCAGTTCGCGCAGCAGCTTGTCGAACTCGGCGTCGCTGATGATCGGCGAGTCGCGCACGTAGTAGCGGAACTGGTGCTCACGGACCTCGTCGGCGAGTTCCTGCCAACGGCGACGCACGTCCGCGTCAAGGCCTTCGCCGGCCTGCTCGGCCAGTGCGTCTTCCGCGCCTTTGGAGGTCACTCTCGCAGGCTAACGGAGCCGCCCGACAGGACCGCACGATTACCCTGGCCCCATGCCGCACCCCATCATGTTCCGCGACGACGACCCGGTACTGGCGCGGGTGCGCACAGTCGCGCTGGCGTTCCCGGAGGCCTATGAGAAGGTGTCGCACGGCAGGCCCGCGTTCTTCGCCGCGAAGATGTTCCTCATGTACGGCGGCAGCGTCCGACCCGAGACCGGCGGCGAATACCTGCAGTACCCCCAGGCCATCATCGTCAAGGTCGACGAGAGCGACCGACGGGCCCTGCGGCAGGACGGTCGGTTCTTCTATCCCGCCTATCTGGGCCCGTCGGGCTGGCTGGGTCTGGACCTGACGGCCGCAAAGAGAGTCGACTGGGGTGAGGTACGTGAGCTGATCGACGCCTCGTACCGGCTGACCGCCCCGAAGAAACTCATCAAACAGCTCGACGAAGTTTGACCCGGTGGCCAGCAGGCCATGATTCGATCGGAGGCGCTATGAGTTTCGCGAGCCCGTTCCCCGAAGTCGACATTCCGTCCACCAGCGTCTACGACTACCTGTTCGGTGCTATCGCCGAGGCCGACCTGGATCGCGTCGCGCTCGTCGACGCGAAGTCTGGGCGACAGACCACCTACCGCGAGATGATCGCGCGCGTTGACGCGTTCGCGGGCGCGCTCGCCGGCCGCGGCATCAGCGTCGGTGATGTCGTCGGCCTGCTGTCGCCGAACAGTTCGGGGTTCGCGGTCGCCTTCCACGGCATCCTGCGCGCCGGCGCGACGGCCACCACCATCAACGCGTTGTTCACCGCCAAAGACATCGGCAAGCAGCTGACCGATTCGAACGCCAAGATGCTCGTGACGGTGTCGCCGCTGCTGGCGCAGGCCAAGCAAGCGGCCGCGGCCGCCGGAATTCCCGACGACGGCCTCGTCGTGCTCGACGGCGCCGGCCGCCAAACCGACGGGCATCCCAACGCCGCCGAATTGATGGAGCCCGGGCAGCCGCCGCCGCGGGTGAGCTTCGCGCCGTCGTCGCACTTGGCGGTGCTGCCGTACAGCTCGGGAACGACGGGAAACCCCAAGGGCGTCATGCTCACTCACCGCAATCTGGTGGCCAACGTCGCCCAGATCCGGCCGCTGCACGGGATGGTCGCCGAGGACACGGTTTTGGCCGTTCTGCCGTTCTTCCACATCTACGGGATGACGGTCCTGCTCAACGCCGCCCTGCATGCGCGTGCCCGGTTGGTCATCATGGGTAGCTTCGACCTCGCCGACTTCCTGGCCAACATCGCGAATCACAAGTGCACAATCGTATTCATCGCACCGCCGG
This window harbors:
- a CDS encoding DUF4178 domain-containing protein, which produces MDTLLIVLAVVLLLGAVAVLVIALRRPKKPKTESAREDPLKFAATMPQFGPRQLGPGAIVAHGGIDYVVRGTATLRQGPFVWWEHLLEGGSEPLWFSVEEDEGRLELVMWTRRKDASLQPGGDLVLDGISYRETERGGASFTTEGTTGLPAGGEMEFVDYADADESSFLGFERWAPDMPWEVSVGKPVLPGELTVYPAPPPTE
- a CDS encoding DUF2617 family protein, which codes for MPFHRLVVNPADVSGTTLRLALNAPLAQPLATLPLTNSDGSTLVLGVLGASHLVTVEHPKHRFSEEVSCTARTDAALPGCAVAPGYRIESRTETYDTAGFRRLAQILQSSCERMDGWLGGAFPGDDAALTALAAEPDGTGWRWRTWHLYPDAAAGGTVVYTSSRWRP
- a CDS encoding DUF4247 domain-containing protein gives rise to the protein MSRTALFWLAGGLAVAGIACLLLGISLQNRDIRSHVAENYAAYSHGTEASSYECTGSPSEVADRLADYKRPEARATDRGIEYLRYDDDIVIVGPDGNRPCTIRVEDVRGSRYSGGAFIFLGPGFYPGSPAGGAGGSSGGPGGTK
- a CDS encoding DUF350 domain-containing protein, whose protein sequence is MNLAIEFGTISGESLAQNVVAAILYFIVGVAVLAAGFLMVDLLTPGNLRRLVFVERRPNAVAVASGMYAALAIVVVSAIVASSSQLGQGLVDAAVYGLVGVVLQGLALVVLEAVVPGRFRDLIAEERLHPGAVATAVMLIAVGGVNAAALS
- a CDS encoding polyamine aminopropyltransferase, with amino-acid sequence MTVTDHDAPSPAPRLAGSVTRWRAVLLSAVAACAACGIVYELALLTLSTSLHGGGIVAMSLIVAGYVAALGVGALLVKPLLHRAAVTFIAVETSLAIVGGLSAAALYVAFAFVGGSLWVLAIGTALIGCLVGAEVPLLMTLLQRGRTAGATDTGRVLANLNAADYLGALIGGLLWPFLLLPHLGMIRGAAVTGIVNLAAAAVVAAFLLRHIVSARELAMSLAVLATALALLVVLLVRAEGIQASTRQRLYADPIIAHEHSAYQEIVVTRRGDDMRLYLDGGLQFSTRDEYRYTESLVYPALADDARSVLILGGGDGLVAREVLRDNDIDTIVQVELDPAVIEVARTTLRETNGGALDDPRVQVVIGDAMAWLRDAPRDVAPGGFDAVITDLPDPDTPVLGRLYSVEFYALIGRALAPNGLLSVQAGSPFSTPTAFWRTVSTIRAAGYAATPYHVHVPTFGDWGFVLARRGPTAPTPTVPTDAPPLRYLDQQALDAATVFGGDIQPQSLEPSTLDHPRIVDDIRRGYR
- the ligA gene encoding NAD-dependent DNA ligase LigA; the encoded protein is MTSKGAEDALAEQAGEGLDADVRRRWQELADEVREHQFRYYVRDSPIISDAEFDKLLRELQALEDDHPELRTPDSPTQLVGGAGFATDFTPAEHLERMLSLDNAFTPEELAAWAGRIKGEIGPELVQDAHFLCELKIDGVALSLVYRDGRLERAATRGDGRTGEDVTLNARTIDDVPERLTGTKEFPVPKVLEVRGEVFFRVADFEELNAGLVAEGKPPFANPRNSAAGSLRQKNPAVTARRKLRMICHGMGRAEGFRPKTLHDAYRALKAWGLPVSEHTAQVKGMDAVTERIAYWGEHRHDVEHEIDGVVVKVDDVALQRRLGSTSRAPRWAIAYKYPPEEAQTKLLDIKVNVGRTGRVTPFAWMEPVKVAGSTVSQATLHNASEVKRKGVLIGDTVMIRKAGDVIPEVLGPVVDLRDGSEREFVMPTHCPECGTSLAPAKEGDADIRCPNTRSCPAQLRERVFHVAGRGAFDIEGLGYEAATALLQAGVIADEGDLFTLGSQDLLRTDLFRTKDGNLSANGKRLLVNLHDAKSKPLWRVLVALSIRHVGPTAARALATEYGSLDAIMAASEEELSVVEGVGPTIAAAVTEWFTVDWHRAIVDKWRAAGVRMADERDASIARTLEGLSIVVTGSLTAFSRDDAKEAIVARGGKAASSVSKKTAYVVAGDSPGSKYDKAVELGVPVLDEEGFARLLENGPEGI
- a CDS encoding MmcQ/YjbR family DNA-binding protein; this translates as MPHPIMFRDDDPVLARVRTVALAFPEAYEKVSHGRPAFFAAKMFLMYGGSVRPETGGEYLQYPQAIIVKVDESDRRALRQDGRFFYPAYLGPSGWLGLDLTAAKRVDWGEVRELIDASYRLTAPKKLIKQLDEV
- a CDS encoding 4-coumarate--CoA ligase family protein; the protein is MSFASPFPEVDIPSTSVYDYLFGAIAEADLDRVALVDAKSGRQTTYREMIARVDAFAGALAGRGISVGDVVGLLSPNSSGFAVAFHGILRAGATATTINALFTAKDIGKQLTDSNAKMLVTVSPLLAQAKQAAAAAGIPDDGLVVLDGAGRQTDGHPNAAELMEPGQPPPRVSFAPSSHLAVLPYSSGTTGNPKGVMLTHRNLVANVAQIRPLHGMVAEDTVLAVLPFFHIYGMTVLLNAALHARARLVIMGSFDLADFLANIANHKCTIVFIAPPVAVALAKHPLIDEYDLSSLNVVMSGAAPLDAELGQAVAKRLDCRVVQGYGMSELSPVSHITPFDGGQQEMKMVAPLSSVGWTVSNAASKIVNPETGAEIDPPAEGLSETGELWFKGPNVMAGYLGNEKATRETIDDAGWLHTGDLAQVDANGCVYIVDRLKELIKYKGYQVPPAELEAVLLNHPDIADAAVVGVNDAEGEEIPKAFVVKRSGAELTEDDVIEFVAGQVAPYKKVREVAFIDAVPKSASGKILRKDLRG